From a single Athene noctua chromosome 2, bAthNoc1.hap1.1, whole genome shotgun sequence genomic region:
- the LOC141957876 gene encoding microtubule nucleation factor SSNA1-like: MTQQGAVLQGYNNELVKCIEDLRMQKEELNKQIQQAEEEKSKLQHKIQVLSEQLECVCENLAQKVASWNELEKILAETEAAYMKILDSSRTLLNVLKKEVGSLKHTPELKTNVT, translated from the coding sequence atGACTCAGCAGGGAGCTGTTCTTCAGGGTTACAATAATGAACTAGTGAAATGCATTGAAGACTTACGTATGCAAAAAGAAGAGCTGAACAAACAAATCCagcaagcagaagaggaaaaaagtaaactCCAGCATAAAATCCAAGTCCTGAGTGAACAACTGGAGTGTGTATGTGAAAACCTGGCCCAAAAGGTAGCTTCATGGAATGAGCTTGAAAAAATTCTTGCTGAAACTGAAGCTGCTTATATGAAGATTTTGGATAGTTCTAGAACTTTACTTAATGTTCTGAAGAAGGAAGTGGGAAGCTTAAAGCATACGCCAGAACTGAAAACCAATGTAACATGA